A region of Rhizorhabdus wittichii RW1 DNA encodes the following proteins:
- a CDS encoding Activator of Hsp90 ATPase 1 family protein (PFAM: Activator of Hsp90 ATPase 1 family protein): MTDAIVATVEHRFAGKTPDQLFRAWIDPALLPQWLAPDPYDLVHAEVEAAPGGHYRHDIVGPDGRHVVIGEFLRFDPGRGLRKSWNYRGPNPAPRPEPTFVDVTIEPEEGGSRLVLTHSGLRDQAEWNHYDGGWRVCFDRLDKLSL, encoded by the coding sequence ATGACTGACGCCATCGTCGCGACTGTCGAGCATCGCTTCGCCGGCAAGACGCCCGACCAGCTCTTCCGCGCCTGGATCGATCCGGCGCTGCTGCCGCAATGGCTGGCGCCCGATCCCTACGACCTGGTCCATGCCGAGGTCGAGGCGGCGCCGGGCGGCCATTACCGCCACGACATCGTCGGCCCCGACGGCAGGCATGTCGTGATCGGGGAGTTCCTGCGCTTCGATCCGGGGCGGGGGCTCCGCAAGAGCTGGAACTATCGCGGGCCCAATCCCGCTCCGCGACCCGAGCCGACCTTCGTCGACGTCACCATCGAACCGGAGGAGGGCGGCAGCCGCCTCGTCCTCACCCATAGCGGCCTGCGCGATCAGGCGGAGTGGAACCATTATGACGGCGGCTGGAGGGTTTGCTTCGATCGGTTGGACAAGTTGAGCCTGTAA